The sequence below is a genomic window from Mesotoga sp. BH458_6_3_2_1.
AGACTTAGAATCTGGAAATCTGATTTCTTCGTTTCTTTTGGCTTTTCTGAAAGAGCTTCTTCTTCATGAAGGGCAATGAACGTAACTCGCAAAAGAACACTCCAAGTCAAGTCTGGGGCCTTTGATATACTCAACGAATCAAGCGCGCGGTGATTTGAAAACAACGTCTTTCGTACAACTTCCTAGATCATGGACTCGTCCTTTGGAGAGTACTGCTAAAGAAGCAAACGCGGCCGTTTTACGGATCGAAGACGTAGATCCTGTGCAGGTGCTCTCACAGGATGACAAAGTAAGGGATTAACTTGAGTTACTCGGGATGGCTGTGTAAGGTTAGTCGGAAAGCAGCTCATGTGGTCATTCTGACGAAGCTTCTGGTCAGAATCTAGATCGTTGGCGCGGGCCGACGCTATAGATATTTCAACAAGCGAATACACCGCAGTAAGAGAATACATTAAGCTTATTGTAGTTAATGCAACTTAATGAATAATCCGGATGTCTTTGCGAAGGAAAAGCCGCACGCAGAAGAATCGTCGGAGGCCAACTACTCGATTATTCTCCATCCAAAGATTAACTCAAGAGGATTGTTGAAACCATCTGGAAAGCTCATGGAAATCATTCGATATCGCGAGCAAAGCCTTGTTAACTGGCCCAAAATGGTGGTAATGAGTAATAATCGTTACGGATCGTTCTTACAATAATACAACTTATAAGTTATAAATAGAGGTAAGATGGAGAGAAAGATCGATGTCTTATCCGACGAGAAAATGCAGAGGGAATTTGACAAGTACGTAGAAAAGAATCCCTCCAGAAAGAAGGATCTGATAAGGAAAAGGTTTTTTGTTCACCGAACTGCTGGAGAAGGCGGGGGAGAATTATGTGAAAACGGAACTTGCAAAACCGCGAAGATCTTCCCGCCTGGAGATTTTGAGACGTACGAAGACCAGTTATTCGATATATTCTCTTCATCTTACGGAGACGAAAAGGAATGATCCAGAAAACGCAAGGATTCTTTTCTGCTTCTTCAATGATAAGAAGGTTATTGTCTATCTCGTCTTCTTTGATGAGTCCGATGAAAAGTATGAGAAGGCGATCGAGAGACTGAAGTCGAGGATTTATGAATGGACCGGGCGGGGATTTAATGTATGCAAGTTTTAGGAGGTGTAGTTACTTATGTTTTCATGGGGTGTAGGCGACGGCAATAAAAGGATGGTTACTGAAGATCCAGAGCCTCTATTCAAGAGAGATAGCGACCTGTTGTTAGAGTCGGCAGACGATGATACGAGATTTGAATTGAAATTGATTGGAGTCATGACGGATATTTCTGCAGCTCTTATCAACTATCGGGCGGATAACTCCCTTTCACAAAAGGAGCTGGCAGAAAAACTAGAGTGCAGCCAGGCAATGGTCTCGAAAATCGAAAGTGGCGACTATAACTTCACAATTAGAAAGCTTTTTGACGTTGTCAACAAACTCGGAGGTCGTGTATCTTTTCAGATTGACTTCAAAGATGGTACTTCGGTTACAGATTCTTCAGAAGAGCGAGTCTCAATATGGGAGTGCGTTGGCAATCAAAGCATCAAAGGGATGAAGAATAGTGCCTGAGCCAGTGAATGCTGAGTTTCGTTTCTTGGCGCACAGAATTTCTGATTTTTCCTTTACGCTCCATGAGGGGATCAAAAACATGTCAGTTTCGCTGGACCTGGATGATCCAGAGCTTGAATATAGGCGTGCCGATAACGGTTGCCTCCTCGGCTTGTTGTCTCTCTCAGTCAAAGTCAGGGGTCGGAGCGGCAGAAAGATTGCTTTGAAGCTCGATGCAACAATCAAGGGCAGGTTTGAAGCTCCCGAGAATATGGAAGATAAAACATTCGAAGACTTCTGCATGATTAGCGGGACCGCAACTTTGATCCCTCTTCTCAGGGCGACGATTATCTCTTTCACTTCGCAGGCTGGAATGAATCCCCCTATCAGAATACCTTTGATCAACGTACCTCAGTCACTCTCAAAGACCACTTTGTCAGAGAAAAGAGAGAAGAACAGGGAATAGTCTGATCGGAGCTCTCTTGAGATTATATTAGTCAGCTCACTTTCATCGCACATCTCGAGTGATCATAGGATATAGCCAGTGGATATTTGTATTGAAGAAAGCAGCCGCTTACGCGTGGCTTCCCGGAGAAAATCGCTCGAAATCAGCGTAGAAATCCTATGACAATTGCCGTAATTATGGGATTCGACTTCTTGCGACCGGCTTTCGACTGAGTATGACGACATTGAAAATCAAGCTCGTTGTACCGAACCGCCGCCGGGAAAGACTCTTCTTTCAGAAGGATTCCATTTTTCTCATGAGACAGTAAACAGGACTCGCAAAAGAACACTCCAAGTCAAGTCTGGGTCCTTTGATATACTCAACGAATCAAGCGCGCGGTGATTTGAAAATGCGGTGGTACGTCTGGATTCCCTTTCGATTGTGCCCTTCTTTAGCACCTTTCGGATTTCTTGGTGTCAAAAAGTAGTCTTCTCTTGGAAGGGTTTGTCTGGTAGATTTGGGAAACATCAGATTCTGAAAGAGGGAGAAGAGGCACCTCTTTTCGAGTGAAATTTGTGGTTGACATGGTTGCCATTTATTCTGCAAGTTGTTGGTTAGTCTAGTTCTGCTTATGAATTACCATATAAACTGAGACGATTCCCAATTTGACTGTTTCCCTCAAACTAAGAGATTCGCAAGGATGAAGAGAGCCCACGTTCTCTTCTAAGAACGATCACTGTTGTCGTGCAAGTTTAACGGCTTGACAAGACTACCGATCTACCAATCACATCAGATTAGTGTATTTTGTTCTGAATGTTAAGTGATGTAAAATAACAGACATGCCGTAATTAAATTCAGGAGGATAGCAATGAGGAGCAGGGAGAAAGCTTACGAGATCCTTAGCATTAGGGATTTTGGGAAACCAGCGAAAAAATATTAAGGTCCTGATGTTTGATCATACGACATCCAGAGATCAACAGAAAAGGATTCCTGCAACCATATGGCAAGATACGGCCAGGACGTGGAAGAATTCACTTCAGTGTTCTTTTTGCCAGGGATTGATGCACAGTCAGTTGCGTATGCCTTCGGGAGGTGTATGAATGCGAAGGGGTGTTATTTGACTTCTCCGCTCTGAGGTTTGATGAGACATTGGCAGTCAAAGGCGCAAACCACTACTAGCCAATAGTGCAGTATATGCTGTTTCTTGTTGCCTGGGAAACTTCATGAATGAGAAAGCGGAAGAATAATGAGCATAAACGTGCATACTTTAACCTAATCGACCGTGATTGTAATTCTCTCGAATCACTATTACATAAGTTATAGGTTATAAATGAGGTGTGCAATGAGAATCATAAGATCAGAAAGCTTCAATTCCTGTTTTCTAGATTTTCTGGACAAGCATAATAACAGGGTGGCTCCTGTTATGGACAAGCTTGGTTTCTTCGAAGAGGTACTTGAAAGGGATGGGCCTATAGGAGTCAGAAAGTCCGGTCTACTGGAAAAGTTGCATGGTACGAACATTAACAGCATTACCCTGATTAGAAAAGGATTGAATGTTCGTTGTTTGTGTTTTTTTCCCAGCAATGGTATTGAAGAGGTCTGTGTTTTGCTTATGGTGTTCATTGAGAAGAGCTCAGCAGATTATGATAAGGCAGTCAGGCAAGCTGAAATTCTGGCGGATAAATGGTTGAGCGATAATAAAGGATTCAAAGTTCGAAAGGGGTGAAACAATGGCCAATAAGAGGAGTTCATCTTTTGGTGAGTTTCTTGACCAGATTGCAAAGACCTACAATGTTGAAGATTCTCTCGCTATAGGTAGGATTAAGGGTCAAGTTGCTAGTCAGTTAATGAGCTACAGAAAAGAAAGAGGTCTTTCGCAGAAACAGTTGGGTGAGCTGTTAGGTTTTAAGCAGCCATACGTATCAAATATTGAACGTGGAGAAGAGAATCTTAGCTTAGAAACTCTTGTCAAGATCTCTGCCTGTCTTGAAGGAAGACTGAATGTAGATCTTGGAATAACTGACAGAAAAACTAAGATAACAAAAGAGGTAATAAAATACGTTCCAATATATATTCCCGTAATTTCGGTGCAGAATAATGAAAGCTCTTTTTGCTGGAAACCGAGTGAGGCGGCATGATAAATGAATAGAGTGGAACAAGCTATACTTCAGATGAAAAGATATCTGATAAAGGAGTTTTGCTTCTCCTACACTCCAGTGCAAAATGAGATCGTGATATCTATTGAACTCGGTAGAGAGACAAAAATCATCGAAGAAGACGGTAAGAAGAACTGTCTTCTTGAGCTCACTCTAACAGCATTTGGTAGAGCCGATGAGACAGATTATCTTACGATAAAGGCAAGCATGGAGGGTGTCTTCGAATGCCAAGAAACCCTCGAAGAAAAGGCATTAGAAAAAATGGTTGCTGAGAGCGGTACTTCAATACTGCTACCAGTACTACGCGCAGCTATTCTATCATTTACAGGGCAGGCAGGACTTACACCTCCAATTGTTATTCCGCTTATGAATCCACGTTTTTCTTCGGAAGCAGAAAAACAGTAAAGAGTCTATATACGCTTCCTCAGCTTTTCATAGAACCTCTCGATTATCCAATCATACAGCTGGCGGAAATTTATGTTGAAGAAAGCAGCTGCTTATGCAAGAGTTCCCAGAAAAAGCCGCGTGAAATCAGCGACAAAAACCCATGATAATTGCCGCAGTTACGGGGTTCGACTTCTTGCGCCCTTC
It includes:
- a CDS encoding helix-turn-helix domain-containing protein; this translates as MANKRSSSFGEFLDQIAKTYNVEDSLAIGRIKGQVASQLMSYRKERGLSQKQLGELLGFKQPYVSNIERGEENLSLETLVKISACLEGRLNVDLGITDRKTKITKEVIKYVPIYIPVISVQNNESSFCWKPSEAA
- a CDS encoding protein-export chaperone SecB; translation: MNRVEQAILQMKRYLIKEFCFSYTPVQNEIVISIELGRETKIIEEDGKKNCLLELTLTAFGRADETDYLTIKASMEGVFECQETLEEKALEKMVAESGTSILLPVLRAAILSFTGQAGLTPPIVIPLMNPRFSSEAEKQ
- a CDS encoding helix-turn-helix transcriptional regulator encodes the protein MFSWGVGDGNKRMVTEDPEPLFKRDSDLLLESADDDTRFELKLIGVMTDISAALINYRADNSLSQKELAEKLECSQAMVSKIESGDYNFTIRKLFDVVNKLGGRVSFQIDFKDGTSVTDSSEERVSIWECVGNQSIKGMKNSA
- a CDS encoding protein-export chaperone SecB, which encodes MSVSLDLDDPELEYRRADNGCLLGLLSLSVKVRGRSGRKIALKLDATIKGRFEAPENMEDKTFEDFCMISGTATLIPLLRATIISFTSQAGMNPPIRIPLINVPQSLSKTTLSEKREKNRE